One segment of Tetrapisispora phaffii CBS 4417 chromosome 1, complete genome DNA contains the following:
- the TPHA0A01000 gene encoding uncharacterized protein (similar to Saccharomyces cerevisiae PIN4 (YBL051C); ancestral locus Anc_7.370), whose amino-acid sequence MPPKKGDFANMTESESEVCANSLDPCASNEQEIIKNAIVIKNIPFTIKKEELLEFINSLQLPLPYAFNYHFDNGIFRGLAFANFNTVEETKRIVKELNSQEIGGRKLRVEMKKMLPQSEKERVEKEEKLRKQNFNKHHQQPSFENDHYTQIYYKNNNYTTAAISTPVQERYYAPAFCSPSCIVNPNMQIPTSVDFNDSESLELFAQLLIFRENDNYDELAYPISLSPNHRNILTSLRIFLGLVEIIDNSFIVIRKQHSYVPNNVPPAQKQLSSFGQFLASTHTNGITKEQYNTSPTSIQSNDQSYSPDQSLYMATLDSPRLLNGPSYLPSQNKNNPLLRNLNVSQSNTNAPPWSNYRSMTGNENISNSLQIDNQYDFRRLSINSDSNMVGNNHCPSISTFSDQLKVSLDKSLSGLDLTSKKNSFTSLSNAAITKKIW is encoded by the coding sequence ATGCCTCCTAAAAAAGGTGACTTCGCAAACATGACAGAATCTGAATCAGAGGTCTGTGCCAATAGTCTAGACCCCTGTGCATCAAACGAACAggaaattatcaaaaatgcAATCGTGATTAAAAACATACCATTCACCATTAAGAAGGAAGAACTGTTGGAGTTCATCAATTCTCTGCAATTACCATTGCCTTATGCGTTCAATTATCATTTCGATAACGGAATCTTCAGAGGCTTGGCGTTTGCCAACTTCAACACTGTAGAGGAGACAAAAAGAATTGTAAAAGAGTTGAATTCACAAGAAATCGGTGGCAGGAAATTGAGAGTAgagatgaagaaaatgcTACCGCAATCAGAAAAGGAGAGAGTCGAGAAGGAGGAGAAATTgagaaaacaaaatttcaataagCATCATCAACAACCGTCATTCGAGAACGATCACTATACccaaatatattacaaGAACAACAATTATACAACGGCCGCGATCTCAACCCCTGTGCAGGAAAGGTATTATGCCCCAGCTTTTTGCTCACCATCATGTATAGTCAATCCAAATATGCAAATTCCCACCTCAGTCGATTTTAATGACTCAGAGTCGTTAGAGTTATTTGCGCaattattgatattcaGGGAAAACGACAATTACGACGAATTAGCATACCCTATTTCGTTGTCTCCCAATCACAGAAATATTCTAACCTCTTTGAGAATATTTTTAGGACTTGTAGAAATTATCGATAATTCTTTCATTGTCATAAGAAAACAACATAGTTACGTTCCTAACAATGTTCCTCCCGCACAAAAACAGCTTTCGTCATTCGGTCAATTTCTGGCTTCTACACATACAAATGGCATAACTAAGGAACAATACAACACATCTCCAACATCCATACAAAGTAATGACCAAAGTTATTCTCCTGATCAATCACTATACATGGCAACTTTGGATTCGCCAAGATTACTCAATGGTCCAAGTTATTTACCTagtcaaaataaaaataaccCACTATTAAGAAACCTAAACGTGTCCCAATCAAATACAAATGCCCCACCATGGAGTAACTATCGGTCGATGACAGGAAATGAAAACATTTCAAATTCCTTGCAGATTGATAATCAATACGATTTTAGAAGACTTTCAATAAACAGCGATTCGAATATGGTGGGAAATAACCACTGTCCATCCATTAGTACATTCAGCGATCAGCTTAAAGTTAGTCTCGACAAATCTTTGAGTGGACTAGACCTAACTTCCAAGAAAAATAGTTTCACCAGCTTGTCAAATGCTGCTATCACCAAAAAGATTTGGTGA
- the TFB2 gene encoding TFIIH/NER complex subunit TFB2 (similar to Saccharomyces cerevisiae TFB2 (YPL122C); ancestral locus Anc_8.620) translates to MSAITSKKSVNDYLEELPQQVQSKLYESPAACLSIYRLLPHMAKFFIMSMVFNDNEISIRDLDRWVNSNGKLQFQDAIKSMKSLHILIPGKEQGSMFVNLNSTFRTSFRNALTGGEVNNSFGNIIDKIDDLVDSSVLLEYAKDKWETILHFMVGTPLIKMPSDNVLNLLKHSKLMEELESSGEFKITNDGFQFLLQDVNSQIWTLLLQYLKIAEALHMNPVDILNFIFMLGSLEFGKAYSVEGLSDTQKKMLKDMRDYGLIFQKTSNATVFYPTTLATQLTSDSSTVRSASGAIDSLLSQTKEANNNDSQNLGTDTDDLVGNQSVEVGALVVETNFKLYSYSNSPLQIAILSLFVHLRTRFSNMVTGQITRESIRNALANGVTADQIIAYLQSHAHPQMRRLAETTLKKKLELDPNTKDQLQILPPTVVDQIKLWQLELDRILSYDGSLYSDFDNNQEYNMLYNYAKDIGVLLWKNDRKRKFFVSKEGNSQVLDFAKRKLKKKQ, encoded by the coding sequence ATGAGTGCTATCACTTCAAAAAAATCGGTTAACGATTATTTAGAAGAACTTCCTCAACAGGTACAAAGTAAATTATACGAATCCCCAGCGGCATGTCTGTCTATTTATAGACTGTTACCGCATATGGCCAAGTTTTTCATTATGTCGATGGTATTCAATGACAATGAAATATCGATTCGTGATTTGGACAGGTGGGTGAACTCTAATGGTAAATTGCAATTCCAGGATGCTATTAAGTCTATGAAGTCATTACATATCTTGATTCCCGGTAAAGAGCAAGGTTCGATGTTTGTCAATTTGAATTCGACTTTTAGGACAAGTTTTAGAAATGCATTGACTGGAGGTGAAGTGAACAATTCGTTCGGTAATATTATTGACAAGATAGACGATCTGGTAGATTCTAGTGTGCTGTTGGAGTACGCTAAAGATAAATGGGAAACAATTTTGCATTTCATGGTGGGTACGCCATTGATCAAGATGCCATCCGATAATGTATTAAATCTATTGAAACATAGTAAACTGATGGAAGAATTAGAGAGTAGCGGTGAATTTAAGATCACGAATGATGGGTTCCAATTTCTTCTGCAAGATGTCAACTCGCAAATCTGGACGTTGCTATTGCAATACCTAAAAATTGCAGAGGCGTTGCATATGAACCCCGTTGATATTCTAAATTTCATATTCATGCTAGGTTCTTTAGAGTTTGGGAAAGCGTACAGTGTTGAAGGATTGAGTGACACACAGAAGAAGATGCTGAAAGACATGAGAGATTACGGTTTAATTTTCCAAAAGACCTCCAATGCTACTGTATTTTATCCAACAACCTTAGCCACACAACTGACCTCGGACTCCAGTACTGTGCGGAGTGCCTCCGGTGCCATCGACAGTCTGTTATCGCAGACGAAGGAAGCCAACAACAACGACTCGCAAAACCTCGGAACCGACACCGACGACCTAGTGGGGAACCAAAGCGTCGAAGTCGGCGCACTGGTGGTGGAGACAAACTTCAAACTGTACTCGTACTCAAACTCACCTCTGCAGATTGCGATCTTGAGCTTGTTTGTGCACTTGCGCACGAGGTTTTCCAACATGGTCACCGGCCAAATTACCCGTGAGTCCATCAGAAACGCGCTTGCCAACGGGGTGACGGCGGACCAGATCATCGCGTACTTGCAATCGCACGCGCACCCACAGATGCGTAGATTAGCAGAGACGACgttgaagaagaagctgGAACTGGACCCAAACACAAAAGACCAACTCCAAATCCTTCCCCCCACCGTAGTGGATCAAATCAAGCTATGGCAACTGGAATTGGACAGAATACTGAGCTACGACGGCTCGCTGTACTCGGACTTCGACAACAACCAAGAATACAACATGCTATACAACTATGCCAAGGACATCGGCGTACTGTTATGGAAGAACGATAGAAAACGTAAATTCTTTGTCTCGAAAGAAGGTAATTCGCAAGTGCTGGACTTTGCAAAGAGAAAActaaagaagaaacagTGA
- the TOD6 gene encoding Tod6p (similar to Saccharomyces cerevisiae YBL054W and DOT6 (YER088C); ancestral locus Anc_7.372) produces MGLPKATTVSNMSHHGSLSLMSNHPHPTVHAMHQGAVLGPAQQASADTASSKKKPKPRKEAAEEAENADSKNPSSWDPQDDILLRHLKEVKKMGWKDISQYFQNRTPNACQFRWRRLKSGNLKSNKTAILNINEYNIDISSIPVSQTEKSSAKETKEKLTCKPAQQARTTKSPKNMQPGTHFDNVSPAIEISPSSNNVTENHGISPMYHNTLPQQQNHFTHTNTTAQNLNFDNINGTATKFAKPRSMSHTATRPSNFAQQHAYSTTTVNGHHAYQSNTTAASTELSPDEEKVGFVPKVFVRSRRSSFAHPTNNLIGQNMLSPPTILNNTSVTLSTVMNLALNGSKSRKNSFSTRSRRSSFNISSTTTSRRPSLVMAPNSATVAFGPSGVVSPNSNTVLSTPTSRRTSIAVPYHRQPSSGALGSVNGNFMDLPQHLKRSQNSSQPSPPALSIRGSFSSNTPDWNAENDKLLIEAVSKHLSFSDISNLLPNKSIQEIKWRMNVLSSENTPSSSAGSPYNPSDSPKKSLEQTDDSSTTPIDHNTFGEDDDEGESAINDSDSPDYHMLQRETSASSKEVSPNSVYSSSSVNANKLSGSINDVRSVSINASSISSLPPNSVNSQIPSNIKQLPNINNIVQDMV; encoded by the coding sequence ATGGGTCTACCAAAAGCAACCACCGTCTCCAACATGAGCCATCACGGTTCGTTGTCGCTGATGAGTAACCATCCGCATCCTACCGTGCACGCAATGCACCAAGGTGCCGTCCTGGGCCCAGCTCAGCAGGCAAGTGCTGACACTGCAAGTTCCAAAAAGAAACCCAAGCCCAGAAAAGAAGCTGCTGAAGAGGCAGAAAATGCAGACAGCAAAAACCCTTCCTCGTGGGACCCTCAAGATGACATCTTGTTGCGACACTTAAAAGAGGTCAAGAAGATGGGTTGGAAGGACATTTCGCAGTACTTCCAGAACAGAACCCCAAACGCCTGCCAGTTTAGGTGGAGGAGATTGAAATCCGGAAACCTGAAGTCAAATAAGACCGCCATTTTGAATATCAACGAGTACAACATAGATATCTCAAGTATCCCTGTCAGCCAGACAGAGAAGAGCAGTGCTAAggaaacaaaagaaaaactaACCTGTAAACCTGCTCAACAGGCTAGAACCACCAAGTCACCAAAGAATATGCAACCAGGAACACATTTCGATAACGTTTCTCCAGCCATAGAGATTTCCCCTAGTAGTAACAATGTAACAGAGAACCATGGCATTTCTCCAATGTATCACAATACTCTACCACAACAACAGAATCATTTCACCCACACTAACACAACAGcacaaaatttaaatttcgATAATATAAATGGCACAGCTACTAAATTTGCCAAACCTAGGTCTATGTCCCACACAGCAACAAGGCCAAGTAATTTTGCTCAACAACACGCTTATTCAACTACAACAGTTAATGGCCATCATGCATATCAATCAAACACTACAGCAGCTTCAACTGAACTGTCAccagatgaagaaaaagtaGGATTTGTTCCGAAAGTTTTTGTAAGATCAAGACGTAGCTCCTTTGCCCATCCAACTAACAATCTAATAGGCCAAAACATGCTGTCACCACCAACTATTTTGAATAACACCTCAGTTACTCTTTCAACGGTGATGAACTTGGCATTAAACGGCTCCAAATCCAGAAAAAACTCCTTTTCCACCAGATCAAGAAGATCTTCTTTCAATATCTCGAGCACGACTACATCTAGAAGACCATCCCTGGTCATGGCTCCAAATTCAGCAACAGTTGCATTTGGTCCATCTGGGGTTGTTTCGCCAAACAGCAATACGGTTCTTTCTACACCTACCAGTAGGAGAACTTCGATCGCAGTTCCATATCATCGTCAACCAAGCAGTGGGGCCCTTGGTTCAGTAAATGGAAATTTCATGGACTTACCACAACACTTAAAAAGGTCACAGAATTCATCTCAACCGAGTCCTCCAGCCTTGTCAATCAGAGGCTCTTTTTCATCGAATACCCCAGATTGGAACGCTGAAAACGATAAATTGTTGATTGAAGCCGTCTCAAAAcatttatcattttcagatatttctaatttattaccAAATAAGAGTATACAAGAAATTAAATGGAGAATGAACGTCCTATCGAGCGAGAATACTCCTTCAAGTAGCGCAGGCAGCCCATATAATCCATCAGACTCCCCAAAGAAATCATTGGAACAAACAGATGATTCTAGCACTACACCTATAGACCACAATACATTTGgagaagatgatgatgaaggtGAAAGTGCTATTAATGACAGTGATTCTCCAGATTATCATATGTTACAAAGAGAAACATCTGCTTCTTCCAAAGAAGTATCCCCAAATTCTGTATATTCTAGCTCCTCAGTCAATGCCAACAAACTATCAGGTAGTATAAATGACGTAAGATCTGTCTCTATTAATGCATCATCGATAAGCTCATTGCCACCAAATTCTGTGAATTCACAGATTCCatctaatattaaacaattacCGAATATCAACAATATAGTACAGGATATGGTGTGA